From the genome of Arthrobacter sp. SLBN-122:
CGAGGAGAAAATCCTGTTCGAGGAAGCCATCGAACGCAACCAGGCCCTGTGGCCGCACCCGATCGTCACGGAGGTCAGCCGGCTGCCGCGGTTTTACGTGGCCGAGGAATTCCACCAGGACTACTACGCCAAACACCCTGAGCAGGGGTACTGCCAGGTGATCATCAACCCCAAGCTGGCAAAGGCCCGGAAATATTACTCTGCGTGGCTTAACGCTTAGCCTGTCGTTACACGGCCTCGTTAGGCTGACCTCAGTATTCACCCCTTAGAGATAGGCGTATGTACATGGCACGGATCTATGACGATGTGACGCAACTGGTGGGCGGGACTCCGCTGGTCCGGCTTAACCGGCTCAGCGAGGGGCTGGACGCCACCGTTGCCGTGAAGCTGGAGTTCTACAACCCGGCCAACAGCGTCAAGGACCGCATCGGTGTTGCCATCATCGACGCCGCGGAAAAGTCAGGTGCTCTCAAGCCCGGCGGGACCATCGTCGAAGGCACATCCGGCAACACGGGCATCGCTCTGGCCATGGTAGGTGCCGCACGAGGGTACAAGGTCATCCTCACCATGCCCGAGACCATGTCCACCGAGCGCCGGGTCATGCTGCGCGCCTTCGGTGCGGAGATCGTCCTTACCCCGGGCTCCGAAGGCATGCGCGGCGCCGTGGAAAAGGCCCAGGAGATCGTGGCCAACACCGAAAACTCCATCTGGGCCCAGCAGTTCGCCAACGAAGCCAACCCGGAGATCCACCGCAGGACCACCGCCGAGGAAGTCTGGGAAGACACCGACGGCGCCGTGGACATCTTCGTTGCGGGCATCGGCACCGGGGGAACCATCACCGGAGTCGGACAGGTGCTGAAGGAACGCAAGCCCGGCGTGCAGATCGTGGCCGTGGAGCCCAAGGACTCCCCCATCCTGAACGGCGGCGCCCCCGGCCCGCACAAGATCCAGGGACTGGGCGCCAACTTCATCCCGGAACTGCTGGACACCAACATCTACGACGAGGTCATCGACGCGACCCTTGAGGACTCGGTCCGCGTGGCCCGCGACCTCGGCATCAAGGAAGGCATCCTGGGCGGCATCTCCTCCGGAGCAATCGTCTGGGCCGCCCTGGAACTGGCCAAGCGCCCCGAAAACGCCGGGAAGCTGATCGTGGCGGTCGTGTGCGACTTCGGTGAGCGTTACATCTCCACCGTGCTCTATGACGACATCCGCGGCTGATCAGACCGCCGTCCGCCCGTTTCCTGTAGAAAGAACTTTGTGGGCTTTTTCGCAAGACTGAAGGAAGACCTCGACGCCGCCCGGTCCCACGACCCGGCGGCTCGAGGTTCTTTTGAGAACTTTTTCGCCTATTCCGGCCTTCATGCCATCTGGATCCACCGGCTGACGCACCGCATGTGGCAAAACCCGTCACTGCGGTTTCCGGCGCGCCTGTTGTCCCAGCTGGGCCGGTCCTGGACCGGCATTGAGATCCATCCCGGTGCGACCATCGGCCGGAGGTTCTTCATTGACCATGGCATGGGGGTGGTGATCGGTGAGACAGCCGAGATCGGCGAGGA
Proteins encoded in this window:
- the cysK gene encoding cysteine synthase A; protein product: MARIYDDVTQLVGGTPLVRLNRLSEGLDATVAVKLEFYNPANSVKDRIGVAIIDAAEKSGALKPGGTIVEGTSGNTGIALAMVGAARGYKVILTMPETMSTERRVMLRAFGAEIVLTPGSEGMRGAVEKAQEIVANTENSIWAQQFANEANPEIHRRTTAEEVWEDTDGAVDIFVAGIGTGGTITGVGQVLKERKPGVQIVAVEPKDSPILNGGAPGPHKIQGLGANFIPELLDTNIYDEVIDATLEDSVRVARDLGIKEGILGGISSGAIVWAALELAKRPENAGKLIVAVVCDFGERYISTVLYDDIRG
- the epsC gene encoding serine O-acetyltransferase EpsC is translated as MGFFARLKEDLDAARSHDPAARGSFENFFAYSGLHAIWIHRLTHRMWQNPSLRFPARLLSQLGRSWTGIEIHPGATIGRRFFIDHGMGVVIGETAEIGEDVMIYHGVTLGGRSLARIKRHPTIGDRVTIGAGAKILGPITIGRDSAVGANAVVVKDAPPESILTGVPAKWRHRDAQRETKPAVDPAEYEIEYHL